The Fulvivirga maritima genome segment AGGTGAAATACTTGGCTGAAATGATGAATTGGCCAGGAGTTTTACATCATGATCCATTAGTGATGGATAAAATAGCGATTGCCAAAAAACTAGGAAAGCCTGTGGATGGACATGCACCCGGGCTTAAAGGTGAGCTAGCTGAAAAATATATAAGCGCGGGTATCTCTACAGATCATGAATGTTTTACCATGGAAGAAGCTTTGGATAAACTAAAGCATGGTATGAAAATTTTGATCAGAGAAGGTAGTGCTGCCAAGAACTTTGAGGCGTTAATTCCTTTAATGAAAGATTATCATGCAGAGTTGATGTTCTGTTCTGATGACAAACACCCTGATAATTTAATCCAAGGCCATATAAATCAGCTGGTGAACCGAGCCTTAGCTTACGGTTATGATTTATTGGATGTACTTACCGTAGCCTCAGTTAATCCTGTGAAGCATTATGACTTGGATATGGGGCTGCTGCAGGTAGGAGATAAGGCTGACTTTTTAATTGCGGATAGTGTAGAGCCTTTATTGATAAAAGAAACCTGGATAGATGGCGTGAAAGTGGCTGAGGCAGGTAAGGCGCTTTTTGATTCGGAAAAAGCGGATACGCCTAATTTCTTTAACCTGAAAGAAAAGAAAGCGGCTGATTTTCAGGTAGACATGAAAGGTGCTGAAGTCAGGGTTATTGAGGCGCTTGATGGTCAACTGGTGACAACTGAAAAATGGATGGATGTGAGCATCCTTAATGATAAGCAGACAAGCATAGAGGAAGATGTGCTTAAATTTGCCGTAGTTAATAGATATGCTGATTCTCATCCTTCAATAGCATATATTTCTAATTTTGGTTTAAAGGAGGGAGCTATTGCATCTTCAGTGGGGCATGATAGTCATAATGTATTGGCTGTGGGTGTTGATGATGAGAGCATAGCTCAGGCTGTAAATTTATTGGTGAAAAATAATGGCGGTGTGGCGGCTGTAGGCAAGGGAGAGCAGAAAGTGTTGCCACTTCCTGTAGCAGGCCTTATGTCTATAGACGATGGTTATACGGTCGGCAAAAAGTATGAAGAGATAGATGCCTTTGCTAAAGTATTAGGGTCTCCTTTGAAGTCACCATTCATGACATTATCTTTTATGGCCTTATTGGTAATACCAGCTTTAAAGCTTAGTGATAAAGGCCTTTTTGATGGCGAAGGCTTTCAGTTTGTCTCATTATTCAGGTAATCAGATATTAGGAACTTCTTGGTGATTAAACTGCTCGTAATATCTGCTGAAAAATTCACTTAATACCAGGTTTGAGAATTTAGTAGGCGCATTAGTCAATACACAAATGCCTATGTTTTTGTCTCTGTCAAAGGCAATGCCGCTTTTGAATCCATTAGCATATCCATTGTGGTAGATAAGTGTGTCTTTGGGGTATTCCATAATTCTCCAACCCATGCCATAGTAACCTTCTCGTGGAGTGTATAATTGGCTGAAATAGGGGTTTTTTACTCTGATCTGAATCACGGGCTCAAACACGGCATTCAAAACTTCATGAGGAATAACTTCTTCTCTATTGCCTGTTACGGCTGCGAGCCACTGAGTCATGTCATTAATACTGGCATTGATGCCTCCTGCTGCTGCAGTATTGTAATAGCTTTTGTGTAATGAAGTGGGTACGTAGCTTTTATTTCTATAACCATGAGGCTCTGCTCTATCGGCATAATTAATCATTGAATCATAACTAATACTTGCTGTATTCATGTGTAGGGGAAGGAAGATTCGCTTGTAGATTAAGTCATGAAAGGAATCTCCTGTTACTTTTTCCAGAATAGGCTCTATTATAGAATAGGCAATATTCTGATAGCTATGAATGGCACCAGGCTTTCTGCTCAGCTGTAAGGTAAGCAGTTTTTTAATTAGAGTATCTCTAGGTAGTTCTTCTTCTATTAGCGTAGAAAATGCCTGATACTGAAACCCAGAAGTATGCGAAAGTAAATTCTTTATAGTGATGCTGTCGCAGTAAGCAGGTAAAGTGCCTGATAAATACTTAGAGATGTGATCGCTCCAATGAATAAGACTATCTTTTGCTTCAAGGCCTGCCAAAATAGAACTGAAACCTTTAGATACAGATGCTAACCTGAAAAGCGTGTTTTCTCCTATGGAATCAGTGTTGTTGGTAGATTTAAATCCAAATGAAGACTTGTAGACCGGAAAGCCATCTTTAACAATAACTACGGCAGCTCCAGGAGTGTTAGTGCTGGCAAATTTTTCTTCAACGTATTTAGCAAATTCGTCATAGAAATCTTGTTCGTAAGCGGTTAGTTCTGGAGGGGATTCTTTCACCTTTTTGGGTTCTCCCATAGGTTTAGGCGAAAGATCCCTGCGGTTCATGCCTATAAATGTTAATGACAGAGCAATGATCGTAATCATTACTAAGAGGTATACAGGTTTACGTTTCTTCAAATTAATGTTTTTTTAGTCAAATAGATCAGAGCTGAGGTATCTGTCTCCTCTATCACAAACGATAAAAACAATTACTCCTTCTTTTATTTCTTCGGCGAGTTGTATTGCAGCAGATAAGGCTCCGCCAGAACTCATTCCAGACAGTATCCCTTCTTCTTTTGCTAATCTCTTCGCCATGTCGCGAGCATTTGCTTCACTAACATCTATTGTTCTGTCCACACGTGAAGAGTCAAATATTTTTGGTAAAAACTCAGGAGACCATCTTCTAATCCCCGGTATGCTAGACCCTTCAGTGGGCTGAGTGCCTACTATTTGAATATTGTTATCTTGTTCCTTTAAATACTTGGAAACACCCATAATGGTTCCGGTAGTTCCCATAGCAGAAACGAAATGTGTCACCTTTTTATTGGTTGCATTCCAAATTTCTGGTCCAGTGGTTTGATAATGCATGCCATAGTTATCAGGGTTAGCAAACTGATTGAGCATATAATAACCGTCTTCATTGGCCATTTTTTCTGCTAACTCTCTTGAGTATTCAATGGTTTTATCAGCCGGAGTAAGTATTACTTCTGCACCATAAGCTTTCATAGCTAGTACTCTTTCTCTGGTAGAGTTTTCGGGCATAATTAAGGTCATCTGTAAACCAAAAGTCTGAGCAATCATAGCAAGTGCAATTCCTGTATTGCCGCTGGTAGCTTCTACAAGCTTATCTCCTTTTTTAATATCACCTCTATCTAAAGCGCCTTTTATCATGCCATAGGCAGCTCTGTCTTTTACACTTCCTCCAGGATTGTTGCCTTCTAACTTTCCTAGTATGGTTACACCTTCTTTTTTGTATATATTTTGAATTTCAATAAGCGGTGTGTTACCGATAAGATCGAATAAATTCATTATGGTTTGTATATTATCGTGTCTGTTGTTTTGTCTAGTTCGTTATGCATGTGCGCCTTGTAATATATTTTGCTGTTAGGTGCTACGCTACTGGTGAGCCACACATTGCCACCTATTACAGAATGATGGCCTACCACGGTGTTGCCTCCTAAAATAGTAGCTCCGGCATATATTATTACATGATCTTCAATAGTGGGGTGGCGCTGTATTAAAGCATCCTCTTTTCTTACGCTTAATGCTCCAAGGGTTACTCCTTGGTAAAGTTTTACGTTTTCTCCTATCACAGCTGTTTCTCCTATCACTATGCCGGTGCCGTGGTCTATGCAGAAATACTGCCCTATTTTAGCGCCTGGGTGTATGTCTATGCCTGTTTTGCTGTGGGCGTATTCTGTGATTAGTCTTGGTATGTTCTCTATGTTCTGTTTGTAAAGCTGATGTGCAATACGATAGGCTGCTATGGCGTAAAATCCTGGATAGGCCCTTACAATTTCATCTTTGCTTTTGGCTGCGGGGTCTCCCAAATAAGTGGCTTCAATATCGGTTTGAAGCTCATTGAATATAATTTCTACTGAATCGAAAAAGTCAGCAATAATCTGTTCATTTTTTTGACCATTTTGGTTTTTAACCAAAATCCTGTTTAATAATGTCTTGACTTCTTCTATTCTATTGTTTAACTCATCTTCAGAACGAACCGGCTCATTGGCAAAGTTAGGAAAGAGTAGGCCTAGTAAGTGCTCGAAAAATGAATGTATTAACGAACCAGGAGGGCACTCTTTACAATGCGTATGACTTTGATATAATTTATTAATGAAGTTTTTATCCATGAGTTAACGCAAGATTAACACTTTAATTTCAATATGAACGGAGTAGAAAGTTGAATGTTTCAATTTGCAGAACAGATGTTCGATATCAGACACTTTGTTTCATTAGCGGACGAGGCTGATGAGTCATTATCTTGAATAAAGCCTGTTTTTCTGCTCTTGAAGGTCATTATGACTATTGGCATATTTATTGGCAAAAGGAAATTAAATTATTTAATCAGACTAAACTGGTATGATAAAACTGAAAGATATTGATAAGTACGTAGACTCCCGGTTTCAACGAACCTTCATTTTAAAAGGCATAGATCTGGAAGTTGAACAAGGTGAGTTTCTAACCATTATGGGGCCTAGTGGTGCCGGTAAGTCCAGCCTAATGAATATTATAGGTATGCTGGATGAGCCATCTCAAGGAGAGTATTACTTTTTTGATGAACCTGTGCATAAAATGAAAGAACGTAAGAAGTCTGAAATGCACAAGCACTACATCGGGTTTATTTTTCAGGCTTATCATTTAATAGATGAACTTACAGTTTATGAAAACATTGAGACGCCTCTATTATATAAAGGGGTTAAAAGTGCACAGAGAAAAAGCATGGTAGCCGAAATGCTAGATAGATTTCAAATGGTAGCTAAAAAAGATCTTTTCCCTGAACAGCTTTCTGGTGGTCAGCAGCAATTGGTAGGCGTGGCAAGGGCCATCATAGGGCAACCCAAACTGTTACTGGCTGATGAACCTACCGGAAACCTTCATAGTGAACAAGGAGATGATATTATGAGCATTTTTCAAAAGCTCAATGAAGAAGGTATGACCATTATACAGGTGACTCACTCAGAAAGAGCGGCTTCTTATGGAAAAAGAGTGGTAAGGTTGGTAGATGGAGCTGTGGTTTCTGATACTAAAGAAAAAATACATCCTTGATATGAGAATATATTTAATCGTAATTATTTCGGCCATTAGTCTAGCGCCTGTTTTTGGGCAGCAGGCCGATACTACTACGCTCTCCTTTAAAGAGGCGGTAAATGTGGCTATCAAGAATAACAATACCCTGGCAAAGGAGAATAATGAAATGATTTTCAATCAGGTGCAGAAAGCCTCCAGTATTGCCTCTTTAGCTCCAAGTGTAGAAGGGAATGCTTCAGTAAGAAGAACAGACGGTAACTCTTTTAACCAGCAGGAAGGTAGAGTGATAAATGGTAAAGTAGACTATGTTTATGGCTCTATTGATGCTGAAATAACGGTTTTCAATGGGTTTAATAAGATAAATTCAATGAGACAGGCTAATAAGCTGGTAGATTTTCAGGCGTATAGAGTAAAAAGAACCAGAGAAGATGTAATACAGCAAGTGGCTTCTCAATACCTTCAATGTTTACTGGATAGAGAACTGAGAGACATTGATAAGGCTAATTTAAAAACCCAACAGGAAAAGCTACATCAGATTGAAGAACAAGTGAAAGCTGGTAGCGTAGCTGAAGTAGATCAGTATAACCAGGCTTATCAGGTGAAGAGTGCAGAGCTGGCAGTGTTAAGGTCTACCAATACGCTTAATAATGATAAAGTTCAGCTTGCATTACTTTTGCAAAGAGCACCAGAATTACCATTTGTATTACAAGAGCCAGATTGGAAGCTTAATGAGGACAGTAACCTTAATATAGATGAATTGTACCAGGTCGCTCTAGATAATAGAGCTGATTTAAGAAGCGCAGAATCAATGGAAAGAGCCTCTTACTTAGGCTATAAAGCTAGTCAAGGTAATTATTACCCATCTATTGCAGCCTTCTATTCTTATGGATCTGCCTATAACTACGTTTATCCTTCAGAAGCTATTCCTGACCCAGCAAATAGAACGTTTGAACAGCAGTTTACACAAGATAATACGCAGTCAGTTTATGGTTTCAGTATGAACATTCCAATTTTCAGAGGTCTACAAACCCGTAGTAATGTGGTTAGGTCAAAGATAGATTATGAAAATGCCGAATTGGATGCTAAAAACACTCAATTGCAAGTGAAGTCAGATGTTCTGCTGGCTTATCAAAACCTTAATGATGCTCTTAATGCCTATTTGGTTTCACAATCACAACTAGAAGCTGCAGAGGTTTCTTTTGAGCTGGAAAGTGAACGTAATAGATTGGGAATATCTGATTTGGTACAATACACTCAGGCTAATCAAGATTATAATAAAGCGCAAAATGATGCTGCCCAGGCCCGATATACCCTAATGTTCCAAAATTTACTCTTAGACTATGCTTTAGGCACTCTAACATTTGAAAGCATTCCTTAATTTGCCGTCTTTAAATATTCGTATACTATCATATTTAAAAATAATTATTTAACTTTGCGCTCCGTTCGTGTGAACACCCTCTTTTGAGCAAAAGCCCAAAGAGGAAATGTATAATTAAATTTGCTGCCTGATTGCTCTGGGGCAGCATGTAATTAAAGAGCAACTTTATTTAATATGGCAAACGAAGAAAAAAACACTGCAGCTGAGGAAAACGCGCAAGCGGCTAACACTGAAGCTAAAGCAGAACAGCCCAAAAAAACAGCTCCTAAGCAAGAGCAAACTTCTCCTGAAGATTTTGATTGGGAAGCTTTCGAAACCAAAGGATTTGGCGAAGGTTACTCTAAGAAGAAAAAAGAGGAGATGGCAGCTATGTATGAAGATACATTAACTACCATCGAGGAGAAAGAACTTGTAGAAGGAACTGTAGTAGGAGTGAACGACCGTGATGTTATCCTTAACATCGGATTTAAATCAGATGGTTTAGTATCTGCTGCTGAATTTAGAGACATTCCTGATCTTAAAGTAGGTGACAAAGTAGAAGTGTTCATCGAAGAGCAGGAAAATGCAAACGGTCAGTTAGTACTTTCTAGAAGAAAAGCTAAGATCGTTCAGGCATGGGATCATATTACAAAAGCATATGAAAATGATCTAGTTATCGAAGGTTTTGTGAAACGCAGAACTAAAGGTGGTTTGATCGTTGATATATATGGAGTAGAAGCTTTCTTGCCAGGTTCTCAAATTGATGTGAAGCCTATTAGAGATTTCGATGTATTTGTAGATAAAGCTATGGAAGTGAAAGTTGTGAAAATCAACTACACTAACGATAACGTAGTAGTATCTCACAAAGTACTTATCGAGAAAGATCTTGAAGAGCAAAAAGCTGAAATTCTTAACAACCTTGAGAAAGGACAAGTACTTGAAGGTACTATCAAAAACATGACTAACTTCGGTGTATTCATCGACCTTGGTGGTGTTGATGGTCTACTTCACATTACTGATATCTCTTGGGGTAGAATTAATCACCCTGAAGAAGTACTTAACCTTGATGAAACAGTTAAGGTAGTAGTTCTTGACTTTGACGAAGATAAGAAGAGAATTTCTCTTGGTATGAAGCAACTTACTGCTCATCCTTGGGATTCACTTCCTGAAACTCTTGATGTAGGTTCTAAAGTAACTGGTAAGATTGTAAACGTGGCTGATTATGGTGCATTCCTAGAAATCCAGCCTGGTGTTGAAGGTCTTATTCACGTTTCTGAGATGTCTTGGTCTCAGCACTTGAGAAACCCTCAAGACTTCATTAACATCGGAGATGAACTAGAAGCTGTAGTTCTTACGCTAGATAGAGAAGACAGAAAAATGTCTCTTGGTATCAAGCAATTAACTGAAGATCCTTGGACTAAGCAAGATGTATTGACTAAATACGCTGTAGGTACTAAGCACAAAGGTGTGGTTAGAAACCTTACAAACTTCGGTCTGTTCATCGAGCTTGAAGAAGGTATCGACGGCCTTGTTCACGTATCTGACTTATCATGGACTAAGAAAATCAAGCACCCTTCTGAATTCGTAAAAGTAGGAGAAGAGCTTGAGGTAATGGTTCTTGAATTAGATGTAGATAACAGAAGATTAGCACTTAGCCACAAACACCTAGAAGAAAATCCTTGGGATACTTTCGAAACAGTATTTACGCCAGGATCTATTCACAAGTGTACTGTACTAGGTCAAAATGAAAAAGGTGCTACTTTAGAGCTTCCTTACGGAATTGAAGGATTCTGCGCTAGCAAAAACCTTCAAAAAGAAGATGGTTCTAAAGCTGAAAACGGCGAAACTTTAGACTTCAGAGTATTAGAATTCTCTAAAGATGATAAGAGAATTGTTTTATCTCACAGAGCTGTTTATTCTCAAACAGAAGAGAAGCCTAAACCAACTACAGCCGCTCCTAAGAAGAAAGCTAAAGGTAGTGGAGTATCTAAAGTAAATAGTGATACTGAAAAATCTACTTTAGGTGACTTAGAAGCTCTTAGTGCTTTGAAAGATAAAATGGAAGGAAAAACTACAGACGAAGAAGCTCCATCTGATGATGCCGAAGGCACTGAAGAAAAGAACTAATTAATAAGTAGTTTATCTTATAAAATATAGCCCCTGAGGAGAATCTCCTCAGG includes the following:
- the ade gene encoding adenine deaminase gives rise to the protein MSNIEGKIVDVVNRRIFDGIITIEDGIITKIKEEAVSSSQYILPGMVDAHIHIESSMLVPSEFAKLATVHGTISTVSDPHEIANVLGVDGVEFMIENGKKVPLKFNFGAPSCVPATPFETAGAEIDAAGIEYLLKKDEVKYLAEMMNWPGVLHHDPLVMDKIAIAKKLGKPVDGHAPGLKGELAEKYISAGISTDHECFTMEEALDKLKHGMKILIREGSAAKNFEALIPLMKDYHAELMFCSDDKHPDNLIQGHINQLVNRALAYGYDLLDVLTVASVNPVKHYDLDMGLLQVGDKADFLIADSVEPLLIKETWIDGVKVAEAGKALFDSEKADTPNFFNLKEKKAADFQVDMKGAEVRVIEALDGQLVTTEKWMDVSILNDKQTSIEEDVLKFAVVNRYADSHPSIAYISNFGLKEGAIASSVGHDSHNVLAVGVDDESIAQAVNLLVKNNGGVAAVGKGEQKVLPLPVAGLMSIDDGYTVGKKYEEIDAFAKVLGSPLKSPFMTLSFMALLVIPALKLSDKGLFDGEGFQFVSLFR
- a CDS encoding serine hydrolase domain-containing protein; this encodes MKKRKPVYLLVMITIIALSLTFIGMNRRDLSPKPMGEPKKVKESPPELTAYEQDFYDEFAKYVEEKFASTNTPGAAVVIVKDGFPVYKSSFGFKSTNNTDSIGENTLFRLASVSKGFSSILAGLEAKDSLIHWSDHISKYLSGTLPAYCDSITIKNLLSHTSGFQYQAFSTLIEEELPRDTLIKKLLTLQLSRKPGAIHSYQNIAYSIIEPILEKVTGDSFHDLIYKRIFLPLHMNTASISYDSMINYADRAEPHGYRNKSYVPTSLHKSYYNTAAAGGINASINDMTQWLAAVTGNREEVIPHEVLNAVFEPVIQIRVKNPYFSQLYTPREGYYGMGWRIMEYPKDTLIYHNGYANGFKSGIAFDRDKNIGICVLTNAPTKFSNLVLSEFFSRYYEQFNHQEVPNI
- the cysM gene encoding cysteine synthase CysM; the encoded protein is MNLFDLIGNTPLIEIQNIYKKEGVTILGKLEGNNPGGSVKDRAAYGMIKGALDRGDIKKGDKLVEATSGNTGIALAMIAQTFGLQMTLIMPENSTRERVLAMKAYGAEVILTPADKTIEYSRELAEKMANEDGYYMLNQFANPDNYGMHYQTTGPEIWNATNKKVTHFVSAMGTTGTIMGVSKYLKEQDNNIQIVGTQPTEGSSIPGIRRWSPEFLPKIFDSSRVDRTIDVSEANARDMAKRLAKEEGILSGMSSGGALSAAIQLAEEIKEGVIVFIVCDRGDRYLSSDLFD
- a CDS encoding serine O-acetyltransferase: MDKNFINKLYQSHTHCKECPPGSLIHSFFEHLLGLLFPNFANEPVRSEDELNNRIEEVKTLLNRILVKNQNGQKNEQIIADFFDSVEIIFNELQTDIEATYLGDPAAKSKDEIVRAYPGFYAIAAYRIAHQLYKQNIENIPRLITEYAHSKTGIDIHPGAKIGQYFCIDHGTGIVIGETAVIGENVKLYQGVTLGALSVRKEDALIQRHPTIEDHVIIYAGATILGGNTVVGHHSVIGGNVWLTSSVAPNSKIYYKAHMHNELDKTTDTIIYKP
- a CDS encoding ABC transporter ATP-binding protein, with translation MIKLKDIDKYVDSRFQRTFILKGIDLEVEQGEFLTIMGPSGAGKSSLMNIIGMLDEPSQGEYYFFDEPVHKMKERKKSEMHKHYIGFIFQAYHLIDELTVYENIETPLLYKGVKSAQRKSMVAEMLDRFQMVAKKDLFPEQLSGGQQQLVGVARAIIGQPKLLLADEPTGNLHSEQGDDIMSIFQKLNEEGMTIIQVTHSERAASYGKRVVRLVDGAVVSDTKEKIHP
- a CDS encoding TolC family protein; translation: MRIYLIVIISAISLAPVFGQQADTTTLSFKEAVNVAIKNNNTLAKENNEMIFNQVQKASSIASLAPSVEGNASVRRTDGNSFNQQEGRVINGKVDYVYGSIDAEITVFNGFNKINSMRQANKLVDFQAYRVKRTREDVIQQVASQYLQCLLDRELRDIDKANLKTQQEKLHQIEEQVKAGSVAEVDQYNQAYQVKSAELAVLRSTNTLNNDKVQLALLLQRAPELPFVLQEPDWKLNEDSNLNIDELYQVALDNRADLRSAESMERASYLGYKASQGNYYPSIAAFYSYGSAYNYVYPSEAIPDPANRTFEQQFTQDNTQSVYGFSMNIPIFRGLQTRSNVVRSKIDYENAELDAKNTQLQVKSDVLLAYQNLNDALNAYLVSQSQLEAAEVSFELESERNRLGISDLVQYTQANQDYNKAQNDAAQARYTLMFQNLLLDYALGTLTFESIP
- the rpsA gene encoding 30S ribosomal protein S1 — protein: MANEEKNTAAEENAQAANTEAKAEQPKKTAPKQEQTSPEDFDWEAFETKGFGEGYSKKKKEEMAAMYEDTLTTIEEKELVEGTVVGVNDRDVILNIGFKSDGLVSAAEFRDIPDLKVGDKVEVFIEEQENANGQLVLSRRKAKIVQAWDHITKAYENDLVIEGFVKRRTKGGLIVDIYGVEAFLPGSQIDVKPIRDFDVFVDKAMEVKVVKINYTNDNVVVSHKVLIEKDLEEQKAEILNNLEKGQVLEGTIKNMTNFGVFIDLGGVDGLLHITDISWGRINHPEEVLNLDETVKVVVLDFDEDKKRISLGMKQLTAHPWDSLPETLDVGSKVTGKIVNVADYGAFLEIQPGVEGLIHVSEMSWSQHLRNPQDFINIGDELEAVVLTLDREDRKMSLGIKQLTEDPWTKQDVLTKYAVGTKHKGVVRNLTNFGLFIELEEGIDGLVHVSDLSWTKKIKHPSEFVKVGEELEVMVLELDVDNRRLALSHKHLEENPWDTFETVFTPGSIHKCTVLGQNEKGATLELPYGIEGFCASKNLQKEDGSKAENGETLDFRVLEFSKDDKRIVLSHRAVYSQTEEKPKPTTAAPKKKAKGSGVSKVNSDTEKSTLGDLEALSALKDKMEGKTTDEEAPSDDAEGTEEKN